One Pseudonocardia abyssalis DNA segment encodes these proteins:
- the lipB gene encoding lipoyl(octanoyl) transferase LipB translates to MIHRISCRRSTDPVRVDRLGLVDYLAAWDVQRANAAARREGGDDVLMLLEHHSVYTAGKRTQPQDRPVDGTPVVDVDRGGRITWHGPGQLVGYPITGLAEPLDVVDFVRRLEEALIHVVHGLGVTAAGRIDGRSGVWLPADDRRPERKVAAIGVRVQGGVTLHGFSLNCNPDLTAFDRIVPCGITDAGVSSLSGELGRPVRVDDVIDDVTAAVLDALDGRLAVTEHAVARAAAPAGLDLRLHPSLQ, encoded by the coding sequence GTGATCCACCGCATCAGCTGCCGGCGCAGCACCGACCCCGTCCGCGTCGACCGGCTCGGCCTGGTCGACTACCTCGCCGCATGGGACGTGCAGCGGGCCAACGCGGCCGCCCGGCGCGAGGGCGGCGACGACGTGCTCATGCTGCTCGAGCACCACTCGGTCTACACCGCGGGCAAGCGCACGCAGCCCCAGGACCGGCCCGTCGACGGCACCCCGGTCGTCGACGTCGACCGCGGCGGGCGCATCACCTGGCACGGCCCGGGCCAGCTCGTCGGCTACCCGATCACGGGGCTGGCCGAGCCGCTCGACGTCGTCGACTTCGTCCGCAGGCTGGAGGAGGCCCTGATCCACGTCGTGCACGGGCTCGGGGTCACCGCGGCCGGGCGGATCGACGGGCGCAGCGGCGTCTGGCTGCCGGCCGACGACCGGCGACCGGAGCGCAAGGTCGCGGCGATCGGGGTGCGCGTGCAGGGCGGCGTCACGCTGCACGGGTTCTCGCTCAACTGCAACCCCGACCTCACCGCGTTCGACCGCATCGTCCCCTGCGGCATCACCGACGCCGGCGTGAGCTCGCTGTCCGGCGAGCTGGGCCGCCCGGTGCGCGTCGACGACGTGATCGACGACGTGACCGCCGCCGTCCTCGACGCCCTCGACGGGCGGCTGGCCGTCACCGAGCACGCGGTGGCGCGGGCCGCCGCACCGGCCGGTCTCGACCTGAGGCTGCACCCCTCCCTGCAGTAG
- a CDS encoding serine hydrolase — protein MTLTRRRLLGGTALLAVAAACGSPAPAPAPAPAAGPIDGPDALVDWIAAHPEHASVLADDGRGVAFAHLADRPRPIASSVKVAHLVAYAQAVEAGRIDPAGPVAVADWERWYLPGSDGDAHPQALAALGAPVTVTWDDVVASMIDYSDNAAADLVLATLGADALTAAAQAGGWDGLDVPHIVGEGLWVLQPDPAADRRSRAAELGRAYADGDPAARALGAVYGGGPLPGGGGPLPGGGGPLPGGGGPLPGGGGAVAAPVPEDTWNAVVGLWDGAWAGSATQLAALHRAVATDALGPVASGIARGHLERAVADRLPPGVLGLGQKGGGLPGILSHAATIRRDDGTVGVSVLTLSGLPQQAYQEINASGALLLGQQVLVDDALRDRLAAALPQ, from the coding sequence ATGACGCTGACCCGACGCCGCCTCCTCGGCGGCACCGCCCTGCTCGCCGTGGCCGCCGCCTGCGGCTCCCCCGCGCCCGCCCCGGCCCCCGCACCCGCGGCCGGGCCGATCGACGGGCCCGATGCGCTGGTCGACTGGATCGCCGCGCACCCGGAGCACGCCTCGGTCCTCGCCGACGACGGCCGCGGCGTCGCCTTCGCCCACCTCGCCGACCGGCCGCGGCCGATCGCGTCGTCGGTGAAGGTGGCGCACCTCGTCGCCTACGCGCAGGCCGTCGAGGCGGGCCGGATCGACCCGGCGGGCCCGGTCGCCGTCGCCGACTGGGAGCGCTGGTACCTCCCCGGTTCCGACGGCGACGCCCACCCGCAGGCACTCGCGGCCCTCGGCGCCCCCGTCACCGTCACCTGGGACGACGTCGTCGCCTCGATGATCGACTACAGCGACAACGCGGCGGCCGACCTCGTCCTCGCCACGCTCGGCGCGGACGCGCTGACCGCTGCGGCGCAGGCGGGCGGCTGGGACGGGCTCGACGTGCCGCACATCGTCGGGGAGGGCCTGTGGGTGCTGCAGCCCGACCCGGCCGCCGACCGCCGCAGCCGCGCGGCGGAGCTGGGGCGGGCCTACGCCGACGGGGACCCGGCCGCCCGCGCACTGGGCGCGGTCTACGGCGGCGGCCCGCTGCCCGGAGGTGGGGGCCCGCTGCCCGGAGGTGGGGGCCCGCTGCCCGGAGGTGGGGGCCCGCTGCCCGGAGGTGGGGGCGCGGTGGCCGCACCGGTGCCCGAGGACACCTGGAACGCGGTCGTCGGGCTCTGGGACGGCGCCTGGGCCGGCTCCGCGACGCAGCTCGCGGCGCTGCACCGCGCCGTCGCCACCGACGCGCTGGGCCCGGTGGCGTCCGGCATCGCCCGCGGGCACCTGGAGCGGGCCGTCGCCGACCGCCTCCCGCCCGGGGTGCTCGGGCTCGGCCAGAAGGGCGGTGGCCTGCCCGGCATCCTCAGCCACGCCGCCACGATCCGCCGCGACGACGGCACCGTCGGGGTGTCGGTGCTGACCCTGTCCGGGCTGCCGCAGCAGGCCTACCAGGAGATCAACGCCTCCGGTGCGCTGCTGCTGGGCCAGCAGGTGCTCGTCGACGACGCGCTGCGGGACCGGCTGGCAGCGGCGCTGCCGCAGTGA
- a CDS encoding cytochrome P450 family protein — translation MTTTHDATALFDGAFWNDPYPAYEAQRAGAPVRQVQQPDGPVWMMFDHADVRAALTDPRLSKDWRYTLPADAREGQPATPIPMMILMDPPGHTRLRKLVSRAFTVRRMEELRPRVAEFANRLIDDLPTSGPVDLMSSYAFLLPVFVICELLGVPAEDRDDFAAWSNVMVDESTQDESTAAAGKLHGYLSTLIDAKRENPDDALISSLIAVADDGDVLSQEELVAMAMLLLIAGHETTVNLIGNGVLALLTHPEQRALLVEQPDLIASAVEEFLRWDSPVHSAPVRFAAEDVEYGGVTIPAGSIVTLSLASANRDDKRLPDAADLRIDRDASGHTAFGHGLHHCLGAQLARIEAQEAIGLLLTRRPDLALAVDPAELVYRHSTLIRGLRTLPVEPGATA, via the coding sequence GTGACAACCACGCACGACGCCACCGCCCTGTTCGACGGCGCCTTCTGGAACGACCCCTACCCGGCCTACGAGGCGCAGCGGGCCGGTGCGCCGGTCCGCCAGGTCCAGCAGCCCGACGGCCCGGTCTGGATGATGTTCGACCACGCCGACGTCCGCGCCGCGCTCACCGACCCGCGGCTGAGCAAGGACTGGCGCTACACCCTCCCCGCCGACGCGCGCGAGGGCCAGCCGGCCACGCCGATCCCGATGATGATCCTGATGGACCCCCCGGGACACACGCGGCTGCGCAAGCTCGTCTCCCGGGCGTTCACGGTGCGCCGGATGGAGGAGCTGCGCCCGCGCGTCGCCGAGTTCGCGAACCGGCTGATCGACGACCTGCCCACCTCCGGGCCCGTCGACCTCATGTCCTCCTACGCCTTCCTGCTGCCGGTGTTCGTGATCTGCGAGCTGCTCGGCGTGCCGGCCGAGGACCGCGACGACTTCGCGGCGTGGTCGAACGTGATGGTCGACGAGTCCACGCAGGACGAGTCGACGGCCGCGGCGGGCAAGCTGCACGGCTACCTGTCGACGCTGATCGACGCCAAGCGCGAGAACCCGGACGACGCCTTGATCAGCAGCCTGATCGCGGTCGCCGACGACGGTGACGTGCTGTCCCAGGAGGAGCTCGTCGCCATGGCGATGCTGCTGCTCATCGCCGGGCACGAGACCACCGTCAACCTCATCGGCAACGGCGTCCTCGCCCTGCTCACCCACCCCGAGCAGCGCGCGCTCCTGGTGGAGCAGCCCGACCTGATCGCGTCGGCGGTCGAGGAGTTCCTGCGCTGGGACTCCCCGGTGCACAGCGCGCCGGTTCGTTTCGCGGCCGAGGACGTCGAGTACGGGGGGGTGACGATCCCGGCAGGCTCGATCGTGACGCTCTCGCTCGCCTCGGCCAACCGCGACGACAAGCGCCTGCCCGACGCCGCCGACCTGCGGATCGACCGCGACGCGAGCGGTCACACCGCGTTCGGCCACGGCCTGCACCACTGCCTGGGCGCGCAGCTCGCCCGGATCGAGGCGCAGGAGGCGATCGGGCTGCTGCTGACCCGCCGCCCCGACCTGGCCCTGGCCGTCGACCCGGCGGAGCTGGTGTACCGCCACAGCACCCTGATCCGCGGCCTGCGCACGCTCCCGGTGGAGCCCGGCGCCACCGCCTGA
- a CDS encoding ArsR/SmtB family transcription factor, with translation MTDTEARLADLERRVAALEGGGAPEPGDTSGTVRYSGEVHLHGDVSWTIEYDVGSALRLGDEPRLAVLAALGHPARAGIVRALLAGGPCGTADLQEAAGLASTGQLYHHLRSLTHCGLVEQDGRGSYRVAPRVVVPALVLLTAAADIAGQLR, from the coding sequence GTGACCGACACAGAAGCCCGCCTCGCCGACCTCGAGCGGCGCGTCGCGGCGCTGGAGGGCGGGGGCGCTCCGGAGCCCGGCGACACCTCCGGGACGGTGCGCTACTCCGGCGAGGTCCACCTGCACGGCGACGTCTCGTGGACGATCGAGTACGACGTCGGCAGCGCGCTGCGCCTCGGCGACGAACCGCGCCTGGCCGTGCTCGCCGCGCTCGGCCACCCCGCCCGCGCCGGGATCGTCCGGGCGCTGCTGGCCGGCGGCCCGTGCGGCACGGCCGACCTGCAGGAGGCGGCCGGCCTGGCATCGACGGGGCAGCTCTACCACCACCTGCGCTCGCTGACGCACTGCGGACTCGTCGAGCAGGACGGCCGCGGCTCCTACCGGGTGGCGCCTCGGGTCGTCGTGCCCGCGCTCGTGCTGCTCACGGCCGCGGCCGACATCGCCGGGCAGCTCCGCTAG
- a CDS encoding NAD(P)/FAD-dependent oxidoreductase, whose product MVDVVVVGGGIAGASVAYELAADRSVLLLEAETALATHSTARSAAIYVPGHGVGAVRALIERSGPRFAALADELGTPPLLTPRPVLWVGCDDEGEAALVDVLAERAGEPGAPVAIDAGDARRLCPALAPGAVRAAALTEGSGDIDTDALHQGYVRGLRARGGTVRTAAPVTAMTRDGSGWRVEAGGDVLRAGAVVNAAGAWADEVAALAGVPRTGLTPLRRTIAMVRVPDPSRLGRPMVIDAAERFYFKSEGEDLLVSRADETPSPPGDARPDDVDVALALERVEAVTGLGLRSVRTSWAGLRSFVPDRCPVVGAWPEHPGFWFVAGQGGSGIESAPALSVLAASVVRGAPAPVDLAPSRLHVS is encoded by the coding sequence GTGGTGGACGTCGTGGTGGTCGGGGGCGGCATCGCCGGGGCGTCGGTGGCCTACGAGCTGGCGGCCGACCGTTCGGTGCTCCTGCTCGAGGCCGAGACCGCGCTGGCCACGCACTCGACCGCCCGCTCGGCCGCGATCTACGTACCCGGGCACGGTGTCGGTGCGGTGCGCGCGCTGATCGAGCGCAGCGGGCCGCGGTTCGCCGCGCTCGCCGACGAGCTCGGCACGCCGCCGCTGCTGACCCCGCGCCCCGTGCTCTGGGTCGGGTGCGACGACGAGGGCGAGGCCGCGCTGGTCGACGTGCTCGCCGAGCGCGCGGGCGAGCCGGGCGCCCCGGTCGCGATCGACGCCGGGGACGCGCGGCGGCTCTGCCCCGCACTGGCCCCGGGTGCGGTCCGGGCCGCAGCGCTCACCGAGGGCTCGGGCGACATCGACACCGACGCGCTGCACCAGGGCTACGTCCGCGGCCTGCGGGCCCGCGGCGGCACCGTTCGCACCGCCGCCCCGGTCACCGCGATGACCCGTGACGGCTCCGGCTGGCGGGTCGAGGCGGGCGGCGACGTGCTGCGGGCGGGTGCGGTGGTGAACGCCGCGGGCGCGTGGGCCGACGAGGTCGCCGCACTCGCCGGCGTCCCCCGGACCGGGCTCACGCCGCTGCGCCGGACCATCGCGATGGTCCGCGTGCCCGACCCGTCGCGGCTGGGCCGACCGATGGTGATCGACGCCGCGGAGCGGTTCTACTTCAAGTCCGAGGGCGAGGACCTGCTGGTCTCCCGCGCCGACGAGACCCCCTCCCCGCCCGGCGACGCCCGACCCGACGACGTCGACGTGGCGCTCGCACTGGAGCGCGTCGAGGCCGTCACCGGGCTGGGCCTGCGCTCGGTCCGCACGAGCTGGGCCGGGCTGCGCTCGTTCGTGCCCGACCGCTGTCCGGTGGTCGGCGCGTGGCCGGAGCACCCGGGCTTCTGGTTCGTCGCGGGGCAGGGCGGCTCGGGTATCGAGTCCGCCCCCGCGCTGTCGGTGCTGGCCGCGTCGGTCGTCCGCGGGGCCCCCGCCCCGGTCGATCTGGCCCCGTCCCGACTTCACGTAAGCTAG
- a CDS encoding 4'-phosphopantetheinyl transferase family protein, which yields MGICTVWWATPLAPGDAPGLLDLLDAHERGRIGRFRRDLDAARYLAAHALTRLVLAARLDADPAALAFDRTCRCGEQHGKPRLAQDGPGFSMTHAGDLVGLAVHDGPVGLDVEQARPLSDLAGMTAHACSPHESVADEASFFRLWTRKEALLKSTGEGLSTPMSAITLTPDGGVDWPGRQVWLHDLSPAPGHPAALAGPGSVPPEVVEADGDALLRTGP from the coding sequence GTGGGTATCTGCACGGTCTGGTGGGCGACGCCGCTGGCCCCCGGTGACGCTCCCGGGCTCCTCGATCTCCTCGACGCGCACGAGCGCGGGCGGATCGGCCGCTTCCGCCGCGACCTCGACGCCGCCCGCTACCTCGCCGCTCACGCGCTCACCCGCCTCGTGCTCGCCGCCCGGCTCGACGCCGACCCCGCGGCGCTGGCCTTCGACCGCACCTGCCGCTGCGGTGAGCAGCACGGCAAGCCCCGTCTCGCCCAGGACGGTCCGGGCTTCTCGATGACGCACGCCGGCGACCTCGTCGGGCTGGCCGTGCACGACGGTCCGGTCGGTCTCGACGTCGAACAGGCCCGCCCGCTCTCCGACCTCGCCGGGATGACCGCGCACGCGTGCTCGCCGCACGAGAGCGTCGCCGACGAGGCCTCGTTCTTCCGGCTCTGGACGCGCAAGGAGGCCCTGCTCAAGTCCACCGGTGAGGGCCTGTCCACCCCGATGTCGGCGATCACCCTCACCCCCGACGGCGGCGTCGACTGGCCAGGGCGGCAGGTGTGGCTGCACGACCTCTCCCCCGCCCCCGGGCACCCGGCTGCGCTCGCCGGGCCCGGCTCCGTACCGCCGGAGGTGGTCGAGGCGGACGGGGACGCCCTGCTGCGCACCGGTCCGTGA
- a CDS encoding LLM class F420-dependent oxidoreductase, whose protein sequence is MDFRIFTEPQQGADYDDLLRVAQAAEAAGYDAFFRSDHYLAMGEASGEPGPTDAWLTLAGLSRETSRIRLGTLVSSATFRLPGPLAVSVAQVDRMSRGRVELGLGSGWFDAEHAAYGIPFPALGERFDRLAEQLEIITGLWGTPSGERYSFDGAHYTVTDSPALPKPVQQPRPPIVIGGRGKKRTPELAARYASEFNVPFSDVDTAAGQFERVDAACRAVDRDPAELVRSVAQIVCVGRDDAEVARRALTLGREVDELRANGLAGSPAEVVDRIGTWREKAGVTRLYLQVMDLADLDQIDLIASDVIGRL, encoded by the coding sequence GTGGACTTCCGGATCTTCACCGAGCCCCAGCAGGGCGCCGACTACGACGATCTGCTCCGGGTCGCCCAGGCCGCCGAGGCCGCGGGCTACGACGCCTTCTTCCGCTCCGACCACTACCTCGCGATGGGCGAGGCCTCCGGCGAACCCGGGCCGACCGACGCCTGGCTGACGCTGGCCGGGCTATCCCGCGAGACGTCCCGCATCCGGCTCGGCACACTCGTGTCGTCCGCGACGTTCCGGCTGCCCGGCCCGCTCGCGGTGTCCGTCGCGCAGGTCGACCGGATGTCGCGCGGCCGCGTCGAGCTCGGCCTGGGCTCCGGCTGGTTCGACGCCGAGCACGCCGCCTACGGCATCCCGTTCCCGGCGCTGGGGGAGCGGTTCGACCGTCTCGCCGAGCAGCTGGAGATCATCACCGGGCTGTGGGGCACGCCGTCGGGCGAGCGCTACTCCTTCGACGGCGCGCACTACACCGTCACCGACTCCCCGGCCCTGCCCAAGCCGGTGCAGCAGCCGCGCCCACCGATCGTGATCGGGGGCCGAGGGAAGAAGCGCACGCCCGAGCTGGCCGCGCGGTACGCGAGCGAGTTCAACGTGCCCTTCTCCGACGTCGACACCGCGGCGGGGCAGTTCGAGCGCGTCGACGCCGCGTGCCGCGCGGTCGACCGCGACCCCGCGGAGCTCGTGCGCTCCGTCGCGCAGATCGTGTGCGTCGGCCGCGACGACGCCGAGGTCGCCCGCCGCGCGCTCACCCTGGGCCGCGAGGTCGACGAGCTGCGCGCCAACGGGCTCGCCGGCTCGCCCGCGGAGGTCGTCGACCGCATCGGCACCTGGCGGGAGAAGGCCGGTGTCACCCGGCTGTACCTGCAGGTCATGGACCTGGCCGACCTCGACCAGATCGACCTCATCGCCTCCGACGTCATCGGGCGGCTGTAG
- a CDS encoding lyase family protein, translated as MRTGRSHVDPEVSVTRGALFDPLFGGDRVAARLDDAAWVAALVAVEVALAQAAAAHGVIPARHAEAIAAVDLDLDPAALGLASVEGGNPVIPLVRALRAAVGPEVGPSVHPGATSQDVMDTAAVLLTGWAGEVLLEDLRAAADAAAGLAAAHRATPTMARTLGQQALPTTFGLVAAGWCAGVDRARTRLAAVLGGLPVQLGGPAGTLRGLPVPVVADLAARLGLADPGVPWHTERTRIGELAGALGVAAGACAKPATDVVLLAGTELGEVSEAAPGDSSSMPHKRNPIAAVTARASARRAPGLVAVLLAAMDGEHQRAAGAWHSEWETLADLLRATGGAAARLRVSLEGLTVHPDRMAAALPSDPSTGRAVELVDTILSARP; from the coding sequence GTGCGGACGGGCCGTTCGCACGTCGACCCGGAGGTGTCCGTGACGCGCGGAGCGTTGTTCGACCCGCTGTTCGGGGGCGACCGGGTCGCCGCCCGGCTCGACGACGCCGCGTGGGTGGCCGCACTCGTCGCCGTCGAGGTGGCGCTCGCGCAGGCCGCCGCGGCTCACGGGGTCATCCCCGCCAGACACGCCGAGGCGATCGCCGCCGTCGACCTCGACCTCGACCCGGCCGCGCTCGGGCTCGCGTCCGTCGAAGGGGGCAACCCGGTGATCCCGCTGGTCCGGGCGCTGCGCGCGGCGGTCGGACCCGAGGTGGGGCCCTCGGTGCACCCGGGCGCCACCAGCCAGGACGTCATGGACACCGCCGCGGTGCTGCTCACCGGCTGGGCCGGGGAGGTCCTGCTCGAGGACCTGCGTGCCGCCGCCGACGCCGCCGCCGGGCTCGCCGCGGCCCACCGCGCCACCCCGACGATGGCCCGGACGCTGGGCCAGCAGGCGCTGCCGACGACGTTCGGGCTCGTGGCGGCGGGGTGGTGCGCCGGCGTCGATCGCGCCCGCACCCGGCTCGCGGCGGTGCTCGGCGGGCTGCCGGTCCAGCTCGGGGGCCCCGCGGGCACGCTCCGCGGCCTTCCCGTCCCCGTCGTCGCCGACCTGGCCGCGCGCCTGGGCCTGGCCGACCCCGGCGTCCCGTGGCACACGGAGCGGACCCGGATCGGCGAGCTGGCGGGAGCGCTCGGCGTCGCGGCCGGGGCGTGCGCGAAGCCCGCCACCGACGTGGTGCTGCTCGCGGGCACCGAGCTCGGCGAGGTGAGCGAGGCCGCGCCGGGCGACTCGTCGTCGATGCCGCACAAGCGCAACCCGATCGCCGCCGTCACCGCCCGGGCCTCGGCCCGCCGCGCCCCCGGCCTCGTCGCGGTGCTGCTCGCCGCGATGGACGGGGAGCACCAGCGGGCGGCGGGGGCGTGGCACAGCGAGTGGGAGACCCTCGCCGACCTCCTCCGAGCGACGGGCGGCGCCGCGGCCCGCCTGCGCGTCAGCCTGGAGGGGCTGACGGTGCACCCGGACCGGATGGCCGCGGCACTCCCGTCCGACCCGTCCACGGGCCGTGCGGTGGAGCTGGTCGACACGATCCTGTCCGCCCGCCCCTGA
- a CDS encoding NAD(P)/FAD-dependent oxidoreductase: MNPDVLVVGAGLAGLRAAQVLTRRGLDVRVLDAADRPGGRMATDVVDGFRCDRGFQVLNTSYPALRAAANLPALDLRAFEPGAAIRGAGGRLHRFTNPARRPSQAVATAVDGLFGVADKAKLVAWTARVLASPPSRTAGMIDRSAAQDLAAAGLDGPVVERFLRPFLSGVLGESALETSAGYVRLVWRSFALGTVAVPADGMGALPAQLAAGLPDGVLRLGRRVTTVRPGVVHTADGELTARAVLVATDPVTAGTLLPGLDVAPMHALTTYYHVTDTPPAELPVLHLDATRGPVANTVVLTRAAPDYSPDGRSLISSTVLGAPLPEPEVRRELARIYGRPAGDWEHLHTAEVRAALPAFRPAHPVRRDVALGDGLFVAGDHRDTPSTQGALVSGRRAAQAVLAHLGV; this comes from the coding sequence GTGAACCCCGACGTCCTCGTCGTCGGTGCCGGGCTCGCCGGGCTGCGCGCCGCGCAGGTGCTCACGCGCCGCGGGCTCGACGTGCGGGTCCTCGACGCGGCCGACCGGCCCGGTGGGCGGATGGCCACCGACGTCGTCGACGGGTTCCGCTGCGACCGGGGCTTCCAGGTCCTCAACACCTCCTACCCCGCGCTGCGGGCCGCGGCGAACCTCCCCGCCCTCGACCTGCGCGCGTTCGAGCCCGGTGCGGCGATCCGCGGCGCCGGTGGCCGGCTGCACCGCTTCACCAACCCGGCGCGGCGCCCGTCGCAGGCGGTCGCGACGGCCGTCGACGGGCTGTTCGGCGTCGCCGACAAGGCGAAGCTGGTCGCGTGGACGGCCCGCGTGCTGGCCTCCCCGCCGTCGCGCACGGCCGGGATGATCGACCGGTCGGCCGCGCAGGACCTCGCCGCCGCCGGGCTGGACGGGCCGGTCGTCGAGCGGTTCCTGCGCCCGTTCCTCTCGGGCGTGCTCGGGGAGTCGGCACTGGAGACGTCGGCGGGCTACGTGCGGCTGGTGTGGCGCAGCTTCGCGCTCGGCACGGTCGCGGTGCCCGCCGACGGCATGGGTGCGCTGCCCGCCCAGCTCGCCGCGGGCCTGCCCGACGGCGTGCTCCGGCTCGGGCGGCGCGTCACGACCGTGCGGCCCGGGGTCGTGCACACCGCCGACGGCGAGCTGACGGCGCGGGCGGTGCTCGTCGCGACCGACCCGGTCACCGCGGGCACCCTGCTCCCCGGCCTCGACGTCGCGCCGATGCACGCGCTCACCACCTACTACCACGTCACCGACACCCCGCCCGCCGAGCTGCCGGTCCTGCACCTCGACGCCACGCGCGGCCCCGTCGCCAACACCGTGGTGCTCACCCGCGCCGCCCCCGACTACTCCCCCGACGGCCGGTCGCTGATCTCCTCGACGGTGCTCGGCGCCCCGCTGCCGGAGCCGGAGGTCCGCCGCGAGCTGGCCCGGATCTACGGCCGCCCGGCCGGCGACTGGGAGCACCTGCACACCGCGGAGGTCCGCGCCGCCCTCCCCGCGTTCCGCCCTGCCCACCCGGTGCGGCGCGACGTCGCGCTCGGCGACGGCCTGTTCGTGGCGGGCGACCACCGCGACACCCCGTCGACGCAGGGTGCGCTGGTCAGCGGGCGGCGCGCGGCGCAGGCGGTGCTGGCGCACCTGGGGGTCTGA
- the lipA gene encoding lipoyl synthase: protein MTIAPEGRKLLRLEVRNSETPIERKPAWIRTKAKTGPQYTELKALVRSGGLHTVCEEAGCPNIYECWEDREATFLIGGEQCTRRCDFCQIDTGRPADLDRDEPRRVAESVQQMGLRYSTVTGVARDDQPDGGAWLYAETVRLIHELNPGTGVELLIPDFNSIDAQLDEVFQTRPEVLAHNLETVPRIFKRIRPAFRYDRSLEVITKARAAGLVTKSNLILGMGETPEEVVSALRDLHDAGCEIITITQYLRPSTRHHPVERWVKPEEFVEHSQAAQEMGFAGVMAGPLVRSSYRAGRLYAQTVRHRGEELSPALAHLESEGAAAQEASSLLARR from the coding sequence GTGACGATCGCACCCGAAGGTCGCAAGCTCCTGCGCCTGGAGGTCCGCAACAGCGAGACCCCCATCGAGCGCAAGCCCGCCTGGATCCGGACGAAGGCGAAGACCGGCCCGCAGTACACCGAGCTCAAGGCCCTGGTGCGCTCCGGTGGCCTGCACACCGTGTGCGAGGAGGCCGGCTGCCCCAACATCTACGAGTGCTGGGAGGACCGCGAGGCCACCTTCCTCATCGGCGGCGAGCAGTGCACCCGGCGCTGCGACTTCTGCCAGATCGACACCGGCCGCCCCGCCGACCTCGACCGCGACGAGCCCCGCCGCGTCGCGGAGTCCGTGCAGCAGATGGGCCTGCGGTACTCCACCGTCACCGGTGTCGCCCGCGACGACCAGCCCGACGGCGGGGCCTGGCTCTACGCCGAGACCGTCCGGTTGATCCACGAGCTGAACCCCGGCACCGGCGTCGAGCTGCTGATCCCGGACTTCAACTCGATCGACGCCCAGCTGGACGAGGTCTTCCAGACCCGTCCCGAGGTGCTCGCGCACAACCTGGAGACGGTGCCGCGGATCTTCAAGCGGATCCGCCCGGCGTTCCGCTACGACCGCTCGCTGGAGGTCATCACCAAGGCCCGCGCGGCGGGGCTGGTGACGAAGTCGAACCTGATCCTGGGCATGGGCGAGACCCCCGAGGAGGTCGTGTCCGCGTTGCGTGACCTGCACGACGCGGGCTGCGAGATCATCACGATCACCCAGTACCTGCGCCCCTCGACCCGGCACCACCCGGTGGAGCGGTGGGTCAAGCCCGAGGAGTTCGTCGAGCACTCGCAGGCCGCGCAGGAGATGGGCTTCGCCGGGGTCATGGCCGGTCCGCTGGTGCGCTCGTCCTACCGGGCGGGGCGGCTCTACGCCCAGACCGTGCGGCACCGCGGCGAGGAGCTCAGCCCCGCACTGGCCCACCTGGAGTCCGAGGGGGCGGCGGCGCAGGAGGCCAGCAGCCTGCTCGCCCGCCGCTAG
- a CDS encoding oxidoreductase, which produces MGWTTSGVPDQTGRTVLVTGATSGLGLASAVALGRAGARVLLGARDAGRGRDALAQVPGGELVTLDLADLDSVRRAAADVRERTGGALHVLMNNAGVMGTPPGFTVDGFETQIGTNHLGHAALTWLLMPALRGAGGARVVTLSSIAHRGPGLDVDDLHFARRSYTGSQAYSQSKLANLLFATELDRRLRRSGDDVISVAAHPGLTDTALLSSSVRARSGARLVLPLARLVNLLTTQRVERGMLPQLFAATSPQVSGGDYVGPGGLGETRGLPAPARRSARARDADLAARLWDVTAAETGVDPDPA; this is translated from the coding sequence ATGGGCTGGACGACGTCGGGCGTACCGGACCAGACCGGGCGCACCGTGCTGGTGACCGGAGCCACGTCCGGGCTCGGGCTCGCCTCCGCGGTCGCCCTGGGCCGGGCGGGGGCGCGGGTGCTGCTGGGTGCCCGCGACGCCGGGCGCGGCCGCGACGCGCTCGCCCAGGTGCCGGGCGGTGAGCTGGTGACCCTCGACCTCGCCGACCTCGACTCGGTGCGCCGCGCCGCCGCCGACGTGCGCGAACGCACCGGCGGCGCGCTGCACGTGCTCATGAACAACGCCGGCGTGATGGGCACACCGCCGGGGTTCACCGTCGACGGGTTCGAGACCCAGATCGGCACCAACCACCTCGGCCACGCGGCATTGACCTGGCTGTTGATGCCGGCGCTGCGCGGGGCGGGCGGGGCGCGGGTGGTGACGCTGTCGAGCATCGCGCACCGCGGGCCCGGTCTCGACGTCGACGACCTGCACTTCGCCCGTCGCTCCTACACGGGGTCGCAGGCCTACAGCCAGAGCAAGCTCGCGAACCTGCTGTTCGCCACCGAGCTCGACCGGCGGCTGCGCCGCTCCGGCGACGACGTGATCTCCGTCGCCGCCCACCCCGGCCTGACCGACACCGCCCTGCTGTCGTCGTCGGTCCGGGCCCGCAGCGGCGCACGGCTGGTGCTGCCGCTGGCGCGGCTCGTCAACCTCCTCACCACGCAGCGGGTGGAGCGCGGGATGCTGCCGCAGCTGTTCGCGGCGACGTCGCCGCAGGTCAGCGGCGGCGACTACGTCGGACCGGGCGGTCTCGGCGAGACGCGCGGGCTCCCCGCCCCGGCCCGGCGCTCCGCGCGGGCGCGCGACGCCGACCTCGCCGCGCGGTTGTGGGACGTCACCGCCGCCGAGACGGGCGTGGATCCCGACCCGGCGTAG